From the Cydia pomonella isolate Wapato2018A chromosome 11, ilCydPomo1, whole genome shotgun sequence genome, one window contains:
- the LOC133522491 gene encoding uncharacterized protein LOC133522491 isoform X2 — MSSAHFGILPTFDHHSQTWKTFKSRLLQWFVANKINATSDAGGEQRRAILLSTLIDGTYKLAADLALPKKIEEVPYEDVLKLLEDHFVPRVFGFSERYKFYSAVQQNGETHTQWAARLRGLSADCDFTNVEEVLRDRFMMGMLPGRERDKVFTQDLKELTLTKAVELANAVRCAREVSAGAGQAASTNDQLFKITSETKDTAREKCAVCGYSNHKTAECRFSNYRCKKCRGKGHLKRMCKTVKCIMANDVSEGDDE, encoded by the coding sequence atgtccagTGCGCATTTCGGAATTTTGCCTACGTTTGATCACCATTCGCAGACCTGGAAAACGTTTAAATCACGTTTATTACAATGGTTTGtggcaaataaaataaacgcgACGTCGGACGCGGGAGGCGAACAAAGGCGAGCGATATTACTTAGCACACTCATTGACGGTACTTACAAACTCGCAGCGGATTTAGCGTTGCCCAAGAAGATAGAAGAAGTACCATACGAAGATGTATTAAAGTTGCTGGAAGACCACTTTGTCCCAAGGGTGTTTGGTTTTAGTGAACGGTACAAATTTTATTCGGCTGTTCAACAAAACGGAGAGACGCATACCCAATGGGCGGCAAGGCTACGTGGTTTGTCAGCGGATTGCGACTTCACAAACGTGGAGGAAGTTCTTCGCGACAGATTTATGATGGGCATGCTGCCGGGACGGGAGCGGGACAAGGTTTTCACGCAGGACCTCAAGGAGCTGACGCTTACCAAGGCGGTGGAGTTGGCTAACGCGGTGCGCTGCGCGCGGGAGGTGTCAGCGGGTGCAGGGCAAGCGGCCTCGACGAACGACCAGCTGTTCAAGATCACCAGCGAGACCAAGGATACAGCCCGTGAAAAATGTGCAGTGTGCGGTTATTCAAACCATAAGACGGCCGAATGTCGTTTTTCTAATTATCGATGCAAGAAATGCCGCGGTAAAGGCCATTTAAAAAGAATGTGCAAAACAGTAAAGTGCATTATGGCGAATGACGTGAGCGAGGGAGACGATG
- the LOC133522491 gene encoding uncharacterized protein LOC133522491 isoform X1, with protein MSSAHFGILPTFDHHSQTWKTFKSRLLQWFVANKINATSDAGGEQRRAILLSTLIDGTYKLAADLALPKKIEEVPYEDVLKLLEDHFVPRVFGFSERYKFYSAVQQNGETHTQWAARLRGLSADCDFTNVEEVLRDRFMMGMLPGRERDKVFTQDLKELTLTKAVELANAVRCAREVSAGAGQAASTNDQLFKITSETKDTAREKCAVCGYSNHKTAECRFSNYRCKKCRGKGHLKRMCKTVKCIMANDVSEGDDVFTE; from the coding sequence atgtccagTGCGCATTTCGGAATTTTGCCTACGTTTGATCACCATTCGCAGACCTGGAAAACGTTTAAATCACGTTTATTACAATGGTTTGtggcaaataaaataaacgcgACGTCGGACGCGGGAGGCGAACAAAGGCGAGCGATATTACTTAGCACACTCATTGACGGTACTTACAAACTCGCAGCGGATTTAGCGTTGCCCAAGAAGATAGAAGAAGTACCATACGAAGATGTATTAAAGTTGCTGGAAGACCACTTTGTCCCAAGGGTGTTTGGTTTTAGTGAACGGTACAAATTTTATTCGGCTGTTCAACAAAACGGAGAGACGCATACCCAATGGGCGGCAAGGCTACGTGGTTTGTCAGCGGATTGCGACTTCACAAACGTGGAGGAAGTTCTTCGCGACAGATTTATGATGGGCATGCTGCCGGGACGGGAGCGGGACAAGGTTTTCACGCAGGACCTCAAGGAGCTGACGCTTACCAAGGCGGTGGAGTTGGCTAACGCGGTGCGCTGCGCGCGGGAGGTGTCAGCGGGTGCAGGGCAAGCGGCCTCGACGAACGACCAGCTGTTCAAGATCACCAGCGAGACCAAGGATACAGCCCGTGAAAAATGTGCAGTGTGCGGTTATTCAAACCATAAGACGGCCGAATGTCGTTTTTCTAATTATCGATGCAAGAAATGCCGCGGTAAAGGCCATTTAAAAAGAATGTGCAAAACAGTAAAGTGCATTATGGCGAATGACGTGAGCGAGGGAGACGATG